From the genome of Candidatus Manganitrophaceae bacterium:
GGGAATCAAGGTGGATCCCTTCATACGCCTCGGCCGCTTCAGTCCACTTTTTCCATCCCCGGTAGGTTTGAGCGATTCCAATTTGAGCGAGCGGGGCGAACCGGCTGTTCGGATGCCGAAGAAGAATTCTCTTGAAGCTTCCGATCGCTTCATAATTGAAACCGAGCTGTTCATACGCTTGGCCGATCCTCCAAAGGCCGCGGATCGCATTTTCCGAATCGGGATATCTCTGCTGCGCTTCATGAAACGCGGAAATGGCGCGATGAAGGTGTTTGGTCCCTCCCGTTTGTGCCCACTTCAGTTGAATGTCGCCCCGGAGAAAGGAGGCTGTTTCCGAAAGCGGGCCTTCCGATAACCGCTGTAAGAGCTGATCGGTCGCCGCGGCGGCACGCGCGAAGTTGTTGCCACGATATTCTTCCAAAATCTTTTTAAAGGGATCTTCTTCCGGCGTGGCATAGTTTTCGGGGAACAAGGGAAGTTCCCGATCCTCCGCCCGAACATTCGACTGCAAGAAAAAGACGAATGTGATCGGAATGAGGAGGTTCATTCCAAATCGTGCCGAGACCCTCGAAACCATTTTCATCGACATATTTCTACCCCAACCCGGTATAAGCAAGAAGGGTGCCGACTCTTTCGTTGATCCGGATGAAGGGATTTCGTTTCGGCGGAGAATTTTAAACGAATTCAGTGAAGGGGGAGGCACCATGGTCGTTGCCTCAAGGGAGGGTGCCGTCAACGGGTTGACAGCCGGAGTCAAGAATCGAGAAGAAGCATCATTGGTTTATATCGGGTTCCCAGCCGAGAGAGATTTTCGGGGACCCTCTGTATCGGAAGAGGGAGAATCCCAGGCAGCATCGGAGGCCCATCGCCGCTTGAGTTTTTCAACGAGCGTGGTTCTGTTCATTCTTAGCAGCTGCGCCGCCCGATTTTTGACGCCGTTCGCTTTTAGCAGCGCCTGCTGAAGGAGTTGGTTCTCAAACTCGGAGACCAGTTCGAAAAAGTTAGCGCCTTCTTCGGGGAGATCAAATTGAAACAGCAGCCGGCGTTCTTGGCCTTTCGTGAGGGTCTCGGGCAGGTCGGCCGGTTGGATGAACCCTTCCTGTTTAAGGATGACCAACCGCTCAATGAAGTTCTCGAGTTCCCGGATATTCCCCGGCCAGGGATAATCGAGCAGAAGCTTCATCGCGTCTGGAGAGACCCCTTCGATCTTGTGAGGTTTTTTATCTTTCAACCGTTGAATAAAGTGCGCAATGAGCAGGGGAATGTCCTCCTTTCTTTGTCGAAGAGAGGGCATCACGATCGGAATCACGTTCAACCGGTAGAAAAGATCCTTTCGGAAGTGGTTTTCTTCGACGGCCCGTTCCAGATCTTGGTTTGTGGCCGCGATGATCCGAACGTCGACATGGATCGTTTGGGTCCCGCCGACCCGCTCAAAAGAGCGCTCCTGCAATACCCGAAGTAATTTGACCTGTAAGGAAAGAGGGAGTTCACTGATCTCATCGAGGAAAAGCGTGCCCCCCTCTGCCAACTCGAATCGTCCCATCCGGGAAGTGACTGCGCCGGTAAAGGCCCCTTTTTCGTGACCGAAGAGCTCGCTCTCCAGGAGCGATTCGGGGATCGCCCCGCAGTTCACCGAGATCAACGGCATGTCTCGCCTTGTGCTGTTGTAATGGATGGTTTTGGCGACGATCTCTTTTCCGGTGCCGCTCTCCCCCTGGATGAGGATCGTGCTGTCGCTGTTGGAGACGCGCGAGATGAGGTCATAAATTCCATGCATCGGAGGGCTCTCGCCGATCATATTTTGAAATTGATATTTTTCGCAGATTATTTTCTTTAAGGTCAGGTTTTCCTGTTTGAGACGACCATACGCCACCCCGTTTTTGATCCCGCTTAATACAGATTCGTTGTCAAACGGCTTGGTGATGAAGTCAAACGCCCCTGATTTCATCGCCCGCACCGAAAGGGTCACCGTTCCATTGGCGGTCATTATTATGCAGACTGCCAAGGGGTCGATCCGCTTAATTTCTTTCATGACATCGATGCCGTTGACGCCGGGAAGATGATAATCGATCAGATAGAGCTGATAGGGGGACTGCTTTATTAAGGAGAGGGCTTTCAGGCCGTCGGGCGCTGTTTCGACCTGATATCCACCTCGGGCCAGCAGCTCAGAGACCAACGCTCTGACGGGAGGGTCATCTTCAATGATAAGAATCCGGACATCGCTCATGCGCGCTCGATCGAATATACACAAGAAGGCTATACCATAGTGACAACAGAAGAGAGGATAACAGACTTTTCCCTTCTGTCAACGCATCGTGCCGGATCGATGGGGTTGTCGGCAGAAAATGCCGACCGGTAGGCAAAGAGATTCCAGAGAAGGGAAGCAGGTCCCGATAAAACAGCTGATGAAACAAGGAAAATCGCAGTGGTATGCATCTTGCTCTATCCGGCTCTGATCTCAAATCATCGATCAAGTGATGGACGTCTGGAAATAAAAAATGAATGACCGATCCGATCTTTCGATAATGAATGACCTTGCCCCTATCAGAGCGCAGGACCCAAAGCCGGTGTCCAGGGCGGGAGAGAAGAGCGATCGGTTCCAAAAAGTCCTGGAGCAAGTCTCCAACCCGAGTGAGACCCCTTTAGTGGAGAAGGAGAAAGCGCCGCTGAACCTTACCGTCGGTGCGATGCTGTCCCTATCCGCGTCGGGATTCTACCCGGTCGACGGGAAAGAGGAGAAGAAGGACCCGCTCCCGGACGCGAAGGGTGAAGAGGCGTCTCCAGACCCTGTTGCAGCCGATCCAGCGCTCATGGCTGCCGCCGGATTTACCATTCCCCCGGCGACGATGATTCAGACGACCGCTGAACAGAATCCCTTGCCGAATGGACCTTCACTACCTCAACCCCCCGCGATAGCGAAGG
Proteins encoded in this window:
- a CDS encoding sigma-54-dependent Fis family transcriptional regulator, encoding MSDVRILIIEDDPPVRALVSELLARGGYQVETAPDGLKALSLIKQSPYQLYLIDYHLPGVNGIDVMKEIKRIDPLAVCIIMTANGTVTLSVRAMKSGAFDFITKPFDNESVLSGIKNGVAYGRLKQENLTLKKIICEKYQFQNMIGESPPMHGIYDLISRVSNSDSTILIQGESGTGKEIVAKTIHYNSTRRDMPLISVNCGAIPESLLESELFGHEKGAFTGAVTSRMGRFELAEGGTLFLDEISELPLSLQVKLLRVLQERSFERVGGTQTIHVDVRIIAATNQDLERAVEENHFRKDLFYRLNVIPIVMPSLRQRKEDIPLLIAHFIQRLKDKKPHKIEGVSPDAMKLLLDYPWPGNIRELENFIERLVILKQEGFIQPADLPETLTKGQERRLLFQFDLPEEGANFFELVSEFENQLLQQALLKANGVKNRAAQLLRMNRTTLVEKLKRRWASDAAWDSPSSDTEGPRKSLSAGNPI